One segment of Vulpes lagopus strain Blue_001 chromosome 8, ASM1834538v1, whole genome shotgun sequence DNA contains the following:
- the LOC121496591 gene encoding phytanoyl-CoA hydroxylase-interacting protein, whose translation MELLSTPHSIEVNNITCDSFRISWSMENSDLERVTHYFIDLNKKENKNSNKFKHRDVPTKLVAKAVPLPMTVRGHWFLSPRTEYSVAVQTAVKQSDGEYLVSGWSETVEFCTGDYAKEHLAQLQEKAEQIAGRMLRFSVFYRNHHKEYFQHARTHCGNMLQPYLKDNSGSHGSPTSGMLHGVFFSCNTEFNTGQPPQDSPYGRWRFQIPAQRLFNPSTNLYFADFYCMYTAYHYAILVLAPKGSLGDRFCRDRLPLLDIACNKFLTCSVEDGELIFRHAQDLILEIIYTEPVDLSLGTLGEISGHQLMSLSTADAKKDPSCKTCNISVGR comes from the exons ATGGAGCTGCTGTCCACACCCCACAGCATCGAGGTCAACAACATCACCTGTGACTCCTTCCGCATCTCCTGGTCCATGGAGAACAGTGACCTGGAGAGGGTCACCCATTACTTCATTGACCTGAACAAGAAGGAGAACAAGAACTCCAACAAGTTCAAGCACCGG GATGTCCCTACCAAGCTTGTGGCCAAGGCCGTGCCACTGCCCATGACAGTGAGAGGCCACTGGTTCCTGAGCCCCCGCACAGAGTACAGCGTGGCAGTGCAGACCGCCGTGAAGCAGAGTGACGGGGAGTACCTGGTGTCCGGCTGGAGCGAGACGGTCGAGTTCTGCACCGGGG ATTATGCCAAGGAGCACCTGGCCCAGCTACAGGAGAAGGCTGAGCAGATTGCAGGCCGCATGCTCCGCTTCTCTGTCTTCTACCGCAACCACCACAAGGAGTACTTCCAGCACGCCAG GACCCACTGCGGGAACATGCTACAGCCCTACCTGAAGGACAACAGTGGCAGCCACGGCTCCCCCACCAGCGGCATGCTCCACGGGGTCTTCTTCAGCTGCAACACAGAGTTCAACACAGGCCAGCCACCTCAGGACTCCCCCTACGGCCGCTGGCGCTTCCAGATCCCCGCCCAGCGCCTTTTCAACCCCAGCACCAACCTCTACTTTGCGGACTTCTACTGTATGTACACAGCTTACCACTATGCCATCCTGGTGCTGGCTCCCAAGGGCTCCCTGGGGGACCGCTTCTGCCGTGACCGCCTGCCCCTCCTGGACATTGCCTGCAACAAGTTCCTGACCTGCAGCGTGGAGGATGGGGAGCTGATCTTCCGCCATGCCCAGGACCTCATCCTGGAGATCATCTATACCGAGCCCGTTGACCTGTCCCTGGGTACCCTGGGGGAGATCAGCGGGCACCAGCTCATGAGCCTATCCACTGCTGATGCCAAGAAAGACCCCAGCTGCAAGACCTGCAACATCAGTGTGGGCCGCTAG